Proteins encoded within one genomic window of Streptomyces profundus:
- a CDS encoding peptidoglycan recognition protein family protein: protein MATPLSADALIKALKAEGVRVVEYKSWRTNNRNHVGSWGGVHGVMVHHTVTSGTAGSVELCYSGHSTLPGPLCHGVIAKDGAVHLVGHGRANHAGSGDGAVLDAVIAERPLPPDQKADTDGNRYFYGFECVNLGDNKDPWPAAQVEAIVRASAALCRAHGWGKSGDTSVIGHLEWQPGKIDPRGPGVSMGDIRKRVSERLKHPADWSPGGSNPPTKETPVHRYLERSNGVTLTPGDWYTVTWDRLYVPGKGWADRPLEQTLLSGAHLFSLDFALRADGLARGQEIQLRVARNHKRGGVWARAKSWPINSPTHDAGRGHFTHHWQGHLPGTDDNRLVADVLVNGDEPVRVDELTASLLYWPA from the coding sequence ATGGCCACACCACTCAGCGCGGACGCACTGATCAAAGCCCTGAAGGCCGAGGGCGTACGCGTCGTCGAGTACAAGTCCTGGCGCACCAACAACCGCAACCACGTGGGGTCATGGGGCGGGGTCCACGGGGTGATGGTTCACCACACCGTCACCTCGGGCACCGCCGGCTCCGTCGAGCTCTGCTACAGCGGGCACTCCACGCTGCCAGGACCGCTGTGCCATGGCGTCATCGCCAAGGACGGCGCGGTCCATCTGGTCGGCCATGGCCGGGCGAACCACGCCGGCAGCGGCGACGGCGCCGTGCTGGACGCGGTGATCGCCGAACGGCCGCTGCCGCCCGACCAGAAGGCCGACACCGACGGCAACAGGTACTTCTACGGATTCGAGTGCGTCAACCTCGGTGACAACAAGGACCCGTGGCCGGCCGCGCAGGTCGAGGCGATCGTGCGGGCCTCCGCCGCGCTCTGTCGGGCGCACGGCTGGGGAAAGTCCGGGGACACCTCGGTGATCGGCCATCTGGAGTGGCAGCCGGGAAAGATCGACCCGCGTGGTCCCGGGGTCTCCATGGGCGATATCCGCAAGCGGGTCAGCGAACGCCTCAAGCACCCAGCCGACTGGAGCCCGGGCGGCTCCAACCCGCCCACGAAGGAGACACCCGTGCATCGGTATCTGGAGCGGAGCAACGGGGTCACGCTCACCCCGGGCGACTGGTACACGGTCACCTGGGACCGGCTCTATGTGCCGGGGAAGGGCTGGGCCGACCGACCACTGGAACAGACGCTGCTGTCCGGCGCCCATCTGTTCAGCCTCGACTTCGCGCTCCGCGCCGATGGGCTGGCGAGGGGCCAGGAGATCCAGCTGCGGGTGGCCCGCAACCACAAGAGGGGCGGGGTATGGGCCCGTGCCAAGTCGTGGCCGATCAACTCGCCGACGCATGACGCCGGCCGGGGCCACTTCACCCATCACTGGCAGGGGCACCTGCCGGGGACCGACGACAACCGGCTGGTGGCCGATGTCCTGGTGAACGGCGACGAGCCGGTGCGCGTGGACGAGCTGACCGCCTCGCTCCTGTACTGGCCGGCCTGA
- a CDS encoding chorismate mutase produces the protein MENSSTGEGVVARGGLDDSVRGELASLRDSIDNIDAAVVHMLAERFKCTQRVGRLKADHDLPAADPAREARQIIRLRELAESAKLDPAFAEKLLNFIIAEVIRHHETIAGERLARDEEGEGDHG, from the coding sequence ATGGAGAACAGCAGCACGGGTGAGGGCGTCGTGGCGCGCGGTGGCCTGGACGACAGCGTGCGTGGCGAGCTGGCCTCGCTGCGCGACAGCATCGACAACATCGACGCGGCCGTGGTCCACATGTTGGCGGAGCGCTTCAAGTGCACCCAGCGGGTCGGGCGCCTCAAGGCCGACCACGATCTGCCGGCGGCCGATCCGGCGCGCGAGGCGCGGCAGATCATACGGCTGCGGGAGCTGGCCGAGAGCGCCAAGCTGGATCCGGCCTTCGCCGAGAAGCTGCTCAACTTCATCATCGCCGAGGTGATCCGCCACCACGAGACCATCGCCGGCGAGCGGCTCGCCAGGGACGAGGAGGGCGAGGGGGACCACGGCTGA
- a CDS encoding VOC family protein, which translates to MIATLQCVVVDCPDPRALGALYHEILGGELADGEPPRVELTTPTGLRIAFQRAENHQPPRWPDPERPAAS; encoded by the coding sequence TTGATCGCGACTCTTCAGTGCGTCGTCGTCGACTGCCCCGATCCGCGTGCCCTCGGCGCCCTCTACCACGAGATCCTCGGCGGGGAGCTGGCCGACGGCGAGCCGCCCCGGGTGGAGTTGACCACCCCGACCGGGCTGCGGATCGCCTTCCAGCGGGCCGAGAACCACCAGCCCCCGCGCTGGCCGGACCCGGAGCGTCCCGCCGCGAGCTGA